A genomic segment from Sparus aurata chromosome 10, fSpaAur1.1, whole genome shotgun sequence encodes:
- the c10h4orf54 gene encoding uncharacterized protein C4orf54 homolog, with amino-acid sequence MKTEQSSVETPATLRGIKSLLQKLAHGKEDEPEKQDERTYVDLKSVDVHTSGAEPEKDCLLGKRNQMSDPKSSDSGVPCVTEPNREPPIKTKNETRRKADSGVRKCAEDAEDGPTDPVSSSHRPGLKVVSEDRLKSGDDGERDVPKKEASTPGDEDLHCGDNYWSGRSESDDCEDDDDEVTLVLSADCVPCVTEDESHYITTHEIQLSELSDDEGDFDLGAGSSASWDNEDGNQVYTFVNYASFDGDGAAGERGDDRQPRSPGAATVSTLLESDPCHAAKFASSDESVSKPQQQQQQCSGNSAGQIHLSIRTTSRAINDPGNVQEQGNILYHARRSGDMSRYVFRGVDGKAETLCDRAKCFIAAPGRLHFGRKLRGKEVTGYSSGASSAVSELDDADKEVRNLTARAFKSLAYPYFDAINFSTSSESSASEHGIGINRWSTFVDLKYGNMNMSQGLDNSVVSKQNSTASFEIAKNVENRGYKGIAPASFQPPTGKIFTLSGNPHGASSSTKKIELMGKFSQGHSGVIRLTETLNFRCNVKSGMSEAERRTNFAQNAAGSRSTDEVTNTLPSSQRRGASQPPTKTMEDTHKKAIFASSLLKNVISKKMQFEQERKMERGEISEPHQTPSPCFVHQESDSHKGKGSRELHRQGSRFSESSSDYAIMCMDELGDFVDSGSCDTKSDSRRQDTAAPATETNLEHANEAGIDAKKGALEASKSTLLRSQNSAFRCWKDEELEFQKDHKNDQTPQEKPPSVNVKEGEEDQYSSCSGKLTKMSHLFVPSIQLLPSDGEVGQQLQDRNYFPCGHGGGIKLRSDNTLYIQDTRSVATSKSPEIKINLRSVRNNKTEPFGVSKLRAPNIGCNAASLIRTDDFKCQALAAAFKGESSDKVPHFMVRDIRDNKGKLQTPIHQVRDVRKLVKSSYHFVSLDNNDNKSSFASGDSQPEQRKQMTYRNPNSVSPIVIKCQSVNTNSNGKLNELSNRDLFDVDRSSPEGAKSALLQKAAGRAPIGNSNNPSGGDTGSKTESRIAPKRQEKITDIIEKKPESKMANQGALEKLQAAVKTMEQLYVFERNEWKRKNEPRPLTDSHVLSLLSSDEHGGPEEEAVIGSNVAKTPPAVAASPATDSLLRQEDQLFQSPGSRDERLVTKSLQTTSATGSKNLFSLSSSFKASTTPKTPQPSAVTPAPFSNKCFVPKSPKLPASLKVSQPRVSGHEGDRSKESERSMQELLSTSADNENYLTIPVKSHTSSNKQALSTFTTQTHPTTPSGHLGSSSRGQDDHSQSPKRSSTVMETHSPEIPPATIYHSMPFGMATNQPQLYCFSPAITPTPTLDPFQTTQRKMLLDPTTGNYYLVDTPVQPTTKRLFDPETGQYVDVPMQQPPMTPVPMPMSPLALSPGAYGHTYMIYPGFMPTPSMIPARTLVQSQMSMQSEMDSVEKASSQQNEGMYMESPFYMTTGKSPQATSGAQQQATSNRPPQGFSSIKQPVVSITSQQGPRIIAPPSFDGTTMSFVVEHR; translated from the coding sequence ATGAAGACCGAGCAAAGCTCCGTGGAGACACCGGCGACTCTCCGGGGGATCAAAAGCCTGCTCCAAAAACTAGCGCACGGGAAGGAGGATGAGCCGGAGAAGCAAGACGAACGCACGTACGTCGATTTGAAGTCAGTGGACGTGCACACAAGCGGGGCCGAGCCAGAGAAGGACTGTCTTTTGGGTAAAAGAAACCAAATGTCTGACCCTAAAAGCAGCGACTCCGGTGTTCCGTGCGTAACGGAACCAAATCGTGAGCCACCGATTAAAACCAAGAATGAAACTCGGAGGAAAGCGGATTCTGGTGTCCGGAAATGTGCAGAAGATGCAGAGGATGGTCCCACTGATCCAGTCTCATCATCACACCGTCCTGGTCTTAAAGTCGTGTCAGAGGACCGCCTCAAATCAGGAGACGATGGCGAGCGCGACGTGCCCAAAAAAGAAGCAAGCACACCGGGCGATGAGGATTTACACTGTGGTGATAACTATTGGAGCGGGAGAAGTGAGTCGGATGAttgtgaggatgatgatgatgaggtaACTTTGGTGCTTTCCGCCGACTGCGTCCCGTGCGTTACGGAGGACGAGTCCCATTACATTACCACGCACGAGATCCAGCTCTCGGAACTTTCTGATGATGAGGGGGACTTCGACCTCGGGGCGGGCTCCTCCGCCAGCTGGGACAATGAGGATGGCAACCAGGTGTACACTTTTGTCAATTACGCTTCTTTCGACGGTGATGGAGCGGCGGGGGAGAGGGGGGACGACCGCCAGCCTCGCTCTCCGGGCGCAGCAACAGTCAGCACTCTGCTTGAAAGTGATCCGTGCCACGCGGCCAAGTTCGCCAGCTCAGATGAGAGTGTGTCAAagccccagcagcagcagcagcagtgcagtgGCAACAGTGCTGGACAGATCCACCTGTCAATCAGAACCACTTCTCGAGCTATAAATGACCCTGGCAACGTCCAAGAACAGGGAAATATCCTTTATCATGCCAGGCGCTCCGGAGACATGAGCCGCTATGTGTTTAGGGGAGTTGATGGGAAGGCAGAGACGTTGTGTGACAGGGCGAAGTGTTTCATAGCCGCGCCCGGACGCTTACACTTTGGCCGCAAACTGAGGGGAAAAGAGGTCACTGGGTATTCCAGCGGCGCGTCCAGCGCTGTCAGCGAGCTGGACGATGCTGACAAGGAGGTGCGCAATCTGACAGCCAGAGCCTTCAAGAGCCTGGCGTACCCTTATTTTGATGCCATTAATTTCAGCACCTCCAGTGAGTCATCTGCTTCAGAGCATGGCATAGGGATAAACAGGTGGTCCACGTTTGTCGACCTGAAATATGGCAACATGAATATGTCGCAGGGACTGGACAACAGTGTCGTTTCCAAACAAAACTCTACGGCCTCATTTGAAATAGCAAAGAATGTAGAGAACAGAGGTTATAAGGGCATTGCACCAGCAAGCTTCCAACCGCCCACCGGCAAGATCTTCACCCTGAGTGGGAATCCCCACGGCGCATCGTCATCTACAAAGAAAATAGAGCTGATGGGGAAATTCAGCCAGGGCCACAGTGGGGTCATCAGACTGACAGAGACCCTGAATTTTCGCTGCAATGTCAAATCGGGAATGTCTGAGGCAGAAAGACGCACTAACTTTGCACAAAACGCAGCAGGATCACGTTCCACGGATGAAGTTACCAACACTTTGCCAAGCAGCCAGAGGAGAGGGGCCAGCCAGCCGCCCACTAAAACCATGGAAGACACACACAAGAAAGCCATATTCGCCTCGAGCCTGCTCAAAAATGTGATTTCTAAGAAGATGCAGTTCGAGCAGGAGCGCAAGATGGAAAGAGGGGAGATCAGTGAGCCGCATCAGACGCCTTCCCCGTGCTTTGTGCACCAGGAGAGCGACAGCCACAAGGGGAAGGGGAGCAGGGAGCTGCACAGACAGGGCTCCAGGTTTTCTGAGAGCAGCTCTGACTACGCCATAATGTGCATGGATGAATTAGGGGACTTCGTGGACAGCGGCTCATGTGATACCAAGAGCGACTCTCGGAGACAAGACACGGCCGCTCCCGCAACAGAAACTAATTTGGAGCACGCAAATGAAGCTGGAATCGATGCTAAAAAAGGCGCATTGGAAGCGTCCAAAAGCACGCTGCTTCGCAGCCAAAATAGCGCATTCAGATGCTGGAAGGACGAGGAGCTAGAGTTTCAAAAGGATCATAAAAACGATCAAACTCCGCAGGAGAAGCCGCCTTCAGTTAACGTCAAAGAGGGCGAGGAGGATCAGTACTCATCGTGCAGCGGCAAACTTactaaaatgtcacatttgtttGTGCCAAGTATCCAACTGCTGCCCAGTGACGGAGAAGTCggacagcagctgcaggacaGGAATTATTTTCCGTGTGGACACGGAGGAGGGATTAAACTGCGCTCTGACAACACATTATACATCCAAGACACCAGGAGTGTGGCTACATCGAAATCTCCGGAAATTAAAATTAACTTAAGGAGCGTCAGAAACAATAAAACGGAGCCTTTTGGCGTCTCCAAACTGCGCGCGCCTAATATAGGCTGTAACGCAGCCAGCCTCATCAGAACAGATGACTTCAAGTGCCAGGCGCTGGCTGCAGCTTTCAAGGGTGAGTCTTCAGATAAAGTTCCGCACTTCATGGTCAGAGACATTAGAGATAACAAAGGAAAGCTGCAGACGCCTATACACCAAGTGAGAGACGTGCGTAAATTGGTGAAAAGTTCCTATCACTTTGTTTCTTTAGATAACAACGACAATAAATCCAGCTTTGCCTCTGGTGACAGCCAGCCAGAGCAGAGGAAGCAAATGACCTATCGCAACCCTAATTCTGTGTCCCCTATTGTGATAAAATGTCAGTCTGTCAATACAAACAGTAACGGAAAACTGAACGAGTTGTCTAATAGGGATCTGTTCGATGTAGACAGGTCGTCTCCAGAGGGCGCTAAAAGTGCTCTATTGCAAAAGGCAGCAGGGAGAGCACCCATAGGTAACTCAAACAATCCTTCAGGGGGAGACACTGGATCGAAAACTGAAAGCAGAATAGCTCCAAAGAGACAGGAAAAAATAACAGATATCATAGAGAAGAAACCTGAATCCAAGATGGCCAACCAGGGGGCTTTGGAAAAACTCCAGGCTGCTGTGAAAACCATGGAGCAGCTCTATGTATTTGAGAGGAATGAatggaaaaggaagaatgagCCCCGGCCCCTGACAGACAGCCATGTGCTTTCATTGCTAAGCAGTGATGAGCATGGAGGACCTGAGGAGGAAGCAGTGATAGGGTCCAACGTGGCCAAGACACCACCAGCGGTGGCAGCGTCCCCCGCCACTGACAGCCTACTGAGGCAAGAGGACCAACTCTTTCAAAGTCCTGGCAGCCGAGATGAGAGACTAGTTACTAAGTCGCTGCAAACCACCAGTGCCACAGGGAGTAAAAACCTGTTCAGTCTCAGTTCTAGCTTCAAGGCCTCCACAACCCCAAAGACACCCCAGCCAAGCGCTGTCACACCAGCACCTTTCAGCAACAAATGCTTTGTCCCAAAGTCTCCAAAACTGCCTGCATCCTTGAAAGTCAGCCAGCCAAGGGTAAGTGGACATGAAGGAGATAGATCAAAGGAGTCAGAGAGGTCCATGCAGGAACTCTTGAGCACCTCGGCTGACAATGAGAACTACCTGACCATTCCGGTCAAGTCTCACACCAGCAGCAACAAGCAAGCCTTGTCTACATTTACAACCCAGACACATCCAACCACACCTTCAGGACACTTGGGATCCAGCTCCAGGGGACAGGACGACCACAGCCAGTCCCCTAAACGGTCCAGCACTGTGATGGAGACACACTCTCCAGAGATCCCTCCTGCCACCATCTACCACTCCATGCCATTCGGCATGGCCACcaatcagcctcagctgtactgtTTCTCCCCAGCAATCACCCCCACACCCACACTGGACCCCTTCCAGACCACCCAGAGGAAGATGCTCCTTGATCCCACCACGGGAAACTACTACCTGGTGGACACTCCTGTGCAGCCGACCACCAAGCGCCTTTTTGACCCTGAGACAGGCCAGTATGTGGACGTGCCCATGCAGCAACCTCCTATGACTCCAGTTCCAATGCCAATGTCACCTTTGGCGCTCAGTCCAGGAGCATATGGACACACCTACATGATCTACCCAGGCTTCATGCCAACACCATCTATGATCCCAGCAAGGACGCTGGTGCAGTCGCAGATGTCGATGCAGTCAGAGATGGACAGTGTGGAGAAAGCCTCATCGCAGCAGAATGAGGGGATGTACATGGAGAGTCCCTTCTACATGACCACTGGGAAGTCTCCCCAGGCGACTTCCGGGGCTCAACAGCAGGCCACCTCCAACAGGCCACCGCAGGGCTTCTCCAGTATCAAGCAGCCGGTCGTCAGCATCACCTCCCAGCAAGGGCCCCGGATCATTGCCCCACCCTCGTTTGATGGGACCACCATGAGCTTTGTGGTGGAGCACAGATGA
- the LOC115590593 gene encoding zinc-binding protein A33-like, with product MAARLSESELNYSCPICRDIFKDPVLLTCSHSFCKGCLRDWWAEKLIRECPVCKRRSSKSDPPRNLALKNLCEAFVQDLSLSSARCEALCSLHSEKLKLFCLDHKQPVCVVCRDSKTHIKHRFRPIDEAAQDYKEELRKSLKPLQEKVEHLHQVKFNCELTESHIVAQAVDTEMQIREEFKRLKYFLEKEEGARITALKEEEGQKIRVMGQKIQALSREIEALTDTIRATEKELNSECISFLQNYKAAVERVQQRPLLFVPQLGTGALIDVAKHLGNLTYNIWNKLKEMVTYSPVILHPNTASPNLVVSDDLKSTAYRERERELPQNPERFKYYPTVVGSEGFNSGTHSWDVEVRTDANWAVGVAAESIERKGDILTGYWEIWFENFEKYKAYSPPHTEKVLSVKNPIRRIRVHLDWNRGKLLFSDPDTNTDIYTFSQSFSERLFPFINALSTKPLRILPVKVTVKLER from the coding sequence ATGGCTGCTCGGCTGTCAGAGTCAGAGTTGAATTATTCTTGTCCAATCTGTCGAGACATCTTCAAAGATCCTGTTTTGCTGACatgtagccacagcttctgtaaaggcTGTCTGCGGGACTGGTGGGCAGAAAAACTGATTCGCGAGTGTCCAGTTTGTAAAAGAAGATCTTCAAAAAGTGACCCACCCCGAAACTTGGCCTTGAAGAACTTGTGTGAAGCCTTTGTACaggatctttctctttcttcagcAAGATGTGAGGCTCTGTGCAGTCTGCACTCAGAAAAACTAAAGCTCTTTTGTCTGGACCATAAGCAGccagtgtgtgttgtctgtcgAGATTCAAAAACGCACATCAAGcacagattcagacccatcGATGAAGCTGCACAGGATTACAAGGAGGAGCTCAGGAAATCCCTGAAGCCGTTACAAGAGAAAGTGGAGCACCTACATCAAGTTAAATTCAACTGTGAACTTACAGAGTCACACATCGTGGCTCAGGCTGTGGACACAGAGATGCAGATTAGGGAAGAATTTAAGAGGCTTAAGtattttttagaaaaagaagAGGGGGCTAGGATCACTGCActgaaggaggaagaggggcAGAAGATCAGGGTGATGGGGCAGAAGATTcaggctctgagcagagagatcgAGGCTCTCACAGACACAATCAGAGCCACAGAGAAGGAGCTGAATAGTGAATGCATCTCATTCCTGCAGAATTACAAGGCagcagtggaaagagtccagcagcgccccctgctgtttGTTCCACAGCTGGGCACAGGAGCACTCATAGATGTGGcaaaacacctgggcaacctaacctacaacatctggaacaagtTGAAGGAGATGGTTACATATTCTCCAGTGATTCTGCATCCAAACACAGCAAGTCCTAACCTCGTTGTTTCTGATGACCTGAAAAGTACGgcctacagagagagagagagagagcttccACAAAACCCAGAAAGATTTAAATACTACCCCACGGTCGTGGGAtctgagggctttaactcagggactcacagctgggatgTTGAAGTTAGAACGGATGCAAACTGGGCTGTGGGTGTGGCAGCAGAGTCTATTGAGAGGAAGGGAGATATTCTGACTGGATACTGGGAAATCTGGTttgaaaattttgaaaaatacaaagctTACTCTCCACCACATACTGAAAAAGTTCTCTCAGTGAAGAACCCAATCAGGAGGATCAGAGTGCatctggactggaacagaggaaagctgttATTCTCTGACCCGGACACTAACACGGACATATACACCTTCTCACAGAGTTTTTCTGAGAGGCTGTTTCCATTTATTAATGCACTAAGTACCAAGCCACTGAGGATATTACCTGTGAAAGTCACTGTGAAGTTAGAGAGGTAG
- the hacd4 gene encoding very-long-chain (3R)-3-hydroxyacyl-CoA dehydratase 4, whose amino-acid sequence MSSSFFLPATQGPEGDFMGRMLSFRLAYIFSYNLFQFCGHTWILANSIARFLTFGRDALADTFYSVGFVMSLCQLLSILELFHIADRIEKARLLPRFIQVLEKNLLLIMIIMLEEIQSKPVVCAQFFLWNIMDLLRYPHELLCLLDKPSIAMLWTRYTLWIPIYILSVATEGVTIYQALPYVEPTAANSKPLNSTVSAHVHLPVLLMLYLPFLALGASLTVWQLLKERRHHLEKWKKMKRK is encoded by the exons ATGAGCAGCTCCTTTTTTTTACCTGCAACACAAGGACCAGAAGGAGACTTCATGGGGAGAAT GCTCAGCTTCAGGCTCGCCTATATTTTCTCTTACAACCTGTTCCAGTTCTGTGGACACACGTGGATATTAGCCAATAGCATAGCCAGGTTCCTCACATTTGGTCGAG atgCCTTAGCAGACACATTTTACTCCGTTGGCTTTGTGATGAGTCTGTGCCAGCTGCTTTCCATCTTGGAGCTCTTCCACATCGCAGACAGGATTGAGAAAGCCAGACTCCTTCCTCGCTTCATCCAA GTTCTGGAGAAGAACCTGCTGCTGATCATGATCATCATGCTGGAGGAGATCCAGAGTAAACCAGTCGTGTGTGCTCAGTTCTTCTTGTGGAACATAATGGACCTCCTACG GTACCCGCATGAGCTGCTGTGTCTCTTGGACAAACCCTCCATCGCCATGCTGTGGACTCGCTACACACTCTGGATCCCCATATACATCCTGTCAGTGGCCACTGAAG gcGTCACTATATACCAGGCGCTGCCTTATGTTGAGCCAACAGCAGCGAACTCCAAACCGTTGAATTCAACAGTGTCGGCACACGTGCACCTACCCGTCCTCCTGATGCTCTACCTGCCTTTTCTTGCTCTGG GGGCCTCTCTGACAGTGTGGCAACTGCTGAAGGAGAGACGACACCACCTGGAGAAAtggaagaagatgaaaa